AATTTGATAGAGCTAAAAATATGTTTGAACAGGCGATGAAAAAAGGTCTTCACACAAGTGATAATTATTTCATGCTAGGTTTAACCCTTGTACAGCTTGATCAAGGTAAATATGCTCTGCCTTATTTACAAAGAAGTGTCGAACTCAATGAGGAAGATGCAGAAGCACGTTTTCAGTATGGATTGTGTCTTGCACAGCTTGAATTAATTGATGAGGCGATTATTCAATTTGAAAAGTGTATCGAATTGGATCAGGAGCATACAGATGCCATGTATAATTTAGGCGTTTCTTATGCCTTTAAAGAAAAAGCAGATAAAGCATTGGAGATGTTTGATAAAGCACTTGAGATACAACCGGATCATTTGTTAGCAGGCCATGCAAAAAAATTGATTGAATCAGCAAAATAACCCCATTTCAACAAATAGGAAGGAGGAAGCACCCGTGGACAAGCAAAGCTCGCTTGATTTATTTGCTGAGCAAGGGAAGTTCGTCAAAGGAAAACACCTAGTTACGATTTTTCATAATGAGCAGAATCTTTACACGGTATTAAGAATTCGTGTTGAAGAAACAAACCATGAATATGAAGACAAGGAAGCTGTGATCACAGGCTATTTTCCTAAAATTCATGAACATGAAACCTACATTTTCTTTGGTGATTTTAAGGACCATCCTAAGTTTGGCATGCAATTTCAAACGAAGCATTTTCGGAAAGACATACCTCAAACCAAGCAAGGTGTCGCTGCTTATTTATCTAGCGAGATGTTTAAAGGGATTGGGAAGAAAACAGCCGAAAAAATTGTAGAAACATTAGGAGAAAATGCGATCTCAAAAATTTTAAATCAACCCTCCTTACTTGATTCTGTCCCAAAGCTTCCTCCTGATAAAGCAAAAATGCTTTATGATACGTTGATGGAGCATCAGGGCCTCGAGCAGGTAATGGTCGCTTTAAATCAATATGGTTTTGGGCCGCAGCTATCAATGAGAATGTATCAAACCTATAAGGACGAAACCTTGGATATTATTCAAAAGAATCCCTATAAACTCGTAGAGGATATTGAAGGAATTGGTTTTGGCCGTGCTGATGAACTGGGTTATCAACTTGGAATTCAAGGTAATCATCCGGATAGGATAAAAGCAGCCTGTCTTTATTCACTGGAAAACGAGAGCATGCAGACAGGGCATGTTTATGTACACGCTGAGGATATGCTAATACAGGTTAAAAACCTGTTAGAAGAAAATAAACGAGATCAAATTGAATTCACCGATATTTCCACAGAGATATTGAAACTAGAAGAAGAGGGAAAACTAGTTGGTGAGGAAAAGCGCGTCTATTTGCCTTCTTTGTATTTTGCGGAAAAAGGCTTAGTTACAAGTATAAAAAAAATACTGGAACAAACCGAATATAAGGATCAATTTCCTGAATCGGAATTTTTGCTGGCATTAGGGAATCTTGAGGAGAGACTAAACGTACAATATGCCCCAACCCAAAGGGAAGCGATACAAACAGCGTTGATGTCGCCGATGTTAATTCTAACAGGAGGACCTGGAACAGGTAAAACAACGGTTATTAAAGGGATAGTTGAGCTCTATGCAGAATTGCATGGCTGTTCATTGGAGCCTAAGGAGTATCATGCAAAGGGAGAACCATTTCCTTTTTTACTAGCTGCCCCAACAGGGAGAGCAGCAAAAAGGATGAGTGAATCAACAGGCCTGCCGGCTGTAACGATACATCGCTTACTGGGCTATAACGGAACAGAAGCCTTTGATCATGATGATGCAACTCCTCTAGAAGGAAAAATTCTTATTGTTGATGAGACATCCATGCTTGATATTTGGTTAGCAAATCAATTATTCAAAGCACTGCCAGAGAATATTCAAGTCATACTTGTAGGTGACGAAGATCAGCTGCCTTCGGTTGGACCTGGTCAGGTGCTAAAGGATTTATTGAAATCAGAGGTTGTCCCCACTGTAAGACTAACAGATATTTATCGCCAGGCTGAAGGGTCATCTATTATTGAACTCGCACATGACATTAAAAAAGGGTTCTTGCCTCCCAATGTTACCGTAAAGCAGCCTGACCGTTCATTTATCAAATGTTCGACACCTCAGATTCCACAGGTGATTGAAAAGGTTGCGCTTAATGCGAAAAGTAAAGGGTATTCAGCAAAGGATATTCAAGTGCTGGCACCGATGTACAGAGGTCCTGCAGGTATTGACCGTTTAAACGTACTGCTGCAGGAAATTTTTAATCCTAATCCAGACGGTACACGTAAGGAAATTTCATTTGGTGAAGTAAAATATCGCATTGGTGATAAAGTGCTGCAACTTGTAAATCAGCCGGAAAGCAATGTTTTTAACGGGGATATTGGAGAAATTATTTCGATTATCTATGCAAAGGAAAATACTGAAAAACAAGATATGGTATACATTTCTTTCGAAGGAAATGAAGTCGAATATACACGCCAAGACTTGAATCAAATTACGCATGCCTATTGCTGTTCGGTACATAAATCGCAAGGCAGTGAGTTCCCAATCGTCATTCTCCCCATTACAAGAAGCTATTTTCGAATGTTAAGAAGAAACCTCATTTATACCGCCATCACAAGAAGTAAGCAATCGCTAATCTTGTGTGGAGAAGAGGAAGCACTAAGGATGGGTGTCGAAAGAGCGGATGAACAAAGTAGACAAACCACATTATCCCAAAAACTCCAAGAAATGATAACAGTCAAAGAACTTGCTGAAGAACCAGATCATGAAGAAACAACATTATCAGCAGAGGAACTATTAATGCAAGTCAATCCAATGATTGGCATGGAAAACGTTTCACCTTATGATTTCATGGTAAATGACTAAAACTATAAATGTTCACAGGAGGTGGGGCACTCTGCGAACATTTGGTTTATTAAAAGGACAGCCGGTGTTTGAATCGAAAACGGGTTCGAAGATTGGCGAGGTTACAGACTTATGTATCTCAAATGATGGGATAGTTAAGGGCCTTTTGGTTAAAAAAGGCGTTTTCTTTAAACAATCCTATTTTCTTGACATTCAGGATGTACTATCGTTTGGCTGGGATGGGGTCATGATTGAAGAGAATGAATCTCTTGAAAGACTCAAAACAAATCCAGAATATACCCTTTTCCATCAGCACTCTCTAAATGGAAAAATGCTTATTTCAAATAGCGGAGAGTCACTCGGATTGTTAGAGGATGTATATTTTCATGAGGAATTGGGCACAATCGTAGGGTACGAAATTACGGATGGTTTCTTTTCGGATATAACGGAAGGGAAACAGATTATACAATCCGAGAAGCCCCCTGCGATCGGAAAGGATGCCATCATCGTAGACGTTAATCATACGTGAGGTGTTCTTTTCATGTTAAAGTGTCCCAATTGTCAGAGCAAAGATATCGGCAAGATCGGCATAAACCAATATTATTGCTGGAATTGTTTTATTGAATTGTCTCTCACCAAAGGCATCATTAATACCCATCAGGTTGAAGAAGATGGTACACTCAGTTCCTTAGATGACTTGTTTGAAGAAGAAGAGCGTCGTTACACCATATAAAGTGGAAACACTTGGGTACTGAAGGTAGACAGTTTCGAAGTACAAAGCACTGTCAAACTACTGAAGAGGTGAGACGTATGAATAAAGTAATGACTTCCGTTGTTGCATTGGGTGTTGGAGTGGCAGCCTATAATATTGCGCAAAGAAACAACATGATTTCTGGCCGTCAAATGAAACGGATGCAAAGAAAAGTAAAACGTGCTTTATTCTAAATA
This genomic stretch from Neobacillus niacini harbors:
- a CDS encoding ATP-dependent RecD-like DNA helicase translates to MDKQSSLDLFAEQGKFVKGKHLVTIFHNEQNLYTVLRIRVEETNHEYEDKEAVITGYFPKIHEHETYIFFGDFKDHPKFGMQFQTKHFRKDIPQTKQGVAAYLSSEMFKGIGKKTAEKIVETLGENAISKILNQPSLLDSVPKLPPDKAKMLYDTLMEHQGLEQVMVALNQYGFGPQLSMRMYQTYKDETLDIIQKNPYKLVEDIEGIGFGRADELGYQLGIQGNHPDRIKAACLYSLENESMQTGHVYVHAEDMLIQVKNLLEENKRDQIEFTDISTEILKLEEEGKLVGEEKRVYLPSLYFAEKGLVTSIKKILEQTEYKDQFPESEFLLALGNLEERLNVQYAPTQREAIQTALMSPMLILTGGPGTGKTTVIKGIVELYAELHGCSLEPKEYHAKGEPFPFLLAAPTGRAAKRMSESTGLPAVTIHRLLGYNGTEAFDHDDATPLEGKILIVDETSMLDIWLANQLFKALPENIQVILVGDEDQLPSVGPGQVLKDLLKSEVVPTVRLTDIYRQAEGSSIIELAHDIKKGFLPPNVTVKQPDRSFIKCSTPQIPQVIEKVALNAKSKGYSAKDIQVLAPMYRGPAGIDRLNVLLQEIFNPNPDGTRKEISFGEVKYRIGDKVLQLVNQPESNVFNGDIGEIISIIYAKENTEKQDMVYISFEGNEVEYTRQDLNQITHAYCCSVHKSQGSEFPIVILPITRSYFRMLRRNLIYTAITRSKQSLILCGEEEALRMGVERADEQSRQTTLSQKLQEMITVKELAEEPDHEETTLSAEELLMQVNPMIGMENVSPYDFMVND
- a CDS encoding YrzQ family protein, with the protein product MNKVMTSVVALGVGVAAYNIAQRNNMISGRQMKRMQRKVKRALF
- a CDS encoding PRC-barrel domain-containing protein — its product is MTKTINVHRRWGTLRTFGLLKGQPVFESKTGSKIGEVTDLCISNDGIVKGLLVKKGVFFKQSYFLDIQDVLSFGWDGVMIEENESLERLKTNPEYTLFHQHSLNGKMLISNSGESLGLLEDVYFHEELGTIVGYEITDGFFSDITEGKQIIQSEKPPAIGKDAIIVDVNHT
- a CDS encoding tetratricopeptide repeat protein, with the translated sequence MDKNQLGVQYMQEGKWEEAAKIFNEIIEENPNDPIAYINFGNVLSAVGDDEKALKFYQKAIELDENTAAAYYSAGTIYFSLDQFDRAKNMFEQAMKKGLHTSDNYFMLGLTLVQLDQGKYALPYLQRSVELNEEDAEARFQYGLCLAQLELIDEAIIQFEKCIELDQEHTDAMYNLGVSYAFKEKADKALEMFDKALEIQPDHLLAGHAKKLIESAK